The genomic region TTACCGGAATATGGGCTGGTGCGCGGAGCCGAAAGCTGCCCCCGGAAAACGGTATCTTTCCCCGAAACGACCGCAAAGGCCGTCGGCGCGTCGGCGGCCACCGCGGCGGTTTTTGGAGCCTGCGGATAAAAGCCAAGCTGGTTGAGGCGAATGGCCTCCGGGCCGGTCTGGGCCAGAACCGTGCTTACTCCGGCCAGCAGAAGGGCGCTGGAGGTTACTAGTTTGTTCAGCATATTTGGTTTAGAAAAGCCTGAGGGGGTCGCGCAGATTGGCACTGGTGCTTTCTGCGTCGCAACGGCGAACCGTCAATCTGCGCGAACCCCACCCGTTCAAAGTTACAGATTTAACCGCTCCGCCGCTACGGGTTCGTTCCAGAACAGCCCCGCCTGCCGGCTGAAATCTTCCGGAGAGTCGGTGGTCAGAAACCGGCGCGAGCCTCCCTTGGAGCACTGCTCCGCCATCTCCGGATGCCGGTCCAGGTAATCGGCCAGGCTGTCGGCCACAATCTCGCCCTGACTCAGGATGGTCATTCCGTCGGGGGCAAATTCCCTGATTTTGGGCAGCAGCAGCGGGTAATGGGTACAGGCCAGCAGCAGCGTGTCGATGTCCGGCGACTGGTCCAGCAGGTTTTTCAGGTGCTTCCGGACGAAATAATCCGCGCCGGGGTCGAGGTGCTCGCCGTTCTCGACCAGCGGCACCCACATCGGACAGGCCTCCTGATACACCGCCAGCGCCGGAAAAAACTTTTCGATTTCGACCCGGTAAGACTCCGATGTGACCGTCCCGCGCGTCGCCAGAATGCCCACGTGGCCGGAGGCGGTAAACCGGCCAATCACTTCGGTGGTCGGGCGGATCACCCCCAGCACGCGGCGCTCCGGGGCCAGCGTCGGCAGGTCGAGTTGCTGGATGTTGCGCAGGGCTTTGGCCGAAGCGGTGTTGCAGGC from Tellurirhabdus rosea harbors:
- the murI gene encoding glutamate racemase, yielding MPAPQPIGVFDSGYGGLTVLQSIVRKLPQYDYVYLGDNARTPYGTRSFDTVYHYTLECVQHLFRMGCRLVILACNTASAKALRNIQQLDLPTLAPERRVLGVIRPTTEVIGRFTASGHVGILATRGTVTSESYRVEIEKFFPALAVYQEACPMWVPLVENGEHLDPGADYFVRKHLKNLLDQSPDIDTLLLACTHYPLLLPKIREFAPDGMTILSQGEIVADSLADYLDRHPEMAEQCSKGGSRRFLTTDSPEDFSRQAGLFWNEPVAAERLNL